A single Micromonospora luteifusca DNA region contains:
- a CDS encoding tyrosine-type recombinase/integrase has translation MRFHDLRHAYATWLVTDGVPINLVQRVMGHGQASTTLNRYTHTPDDYAARVLEAFDGSAASLLPPAAETQSVDGLDGPEDDL, from the coding sequence ATGCGGTTCCACGATCTACGGCACGCCTACGCCACCTGGCTGGTCACCGACGGCGTCCCGATCAACCTGGTGCAGCGGGTCATGGGCCACGGGCAGGCGTCCACGACGCTCAACCGGTACACCCATACCCCGGACGACTACGCCGCCCGCGTCCTGGAGGCGTTCGACGGCTCTGCTGCCTCTCTGCTGCCTCCGGCCGCAGAAACACAGTCCGTGGACGGTCTGGACGGGCCGGAGGACGACCTGTGA